A window of Gadus chalcogrammus isolate NIFS_2021 chromosome 16, NIFS_Gcha_1.0, whole genome shotgun sequence contains these coding sequences:
- the iqcg gene encoding dynein regulatory complex protein 9 encodes MLDRCAREAAGRSALHDVITRAEDGFRRTDQLQKHLQNVHQQGSLDLQRREELAAVLQDSLQEVKERTSREGRYVGSSGQLLLFQTNKLNSRAQTTLENRSALLLIQLEEEQRNHQVSITFLKEQQRMLGERLEELMGRYEEALEEKQEQLGSLKTRRTQNLLLLKELAQKYRESEQVVIQDRVEKENLRRRREYEELQKHAATKIQAWWRGCAVRRGPLKRGKTKESKKKTKKKKKT; translated from the exons ATGTTAGATA GATGTGCAAGAGAGGCAGCGGGCCGATCTGCCCTCCATGACGTCATCACCAG agcagaggatggtttcagGAGGACAGACCAGCTGCAGAAACATCTGCAGAACGTCCACCAACAAGGCAGCCTGGACCTCCAG CGACGGGAGGAGCTGGCGGCCGTCCTGCAGGACAGTCtgcaggaggtgaaggagaggacGAGTCGGGAGGGCCGCTACGTGGGCTCCAGCGGTCAGCTGCTCCTCTTCCAGACCAACAAACTCAACAGCAGAGCTCAGACCACACTGGAGAACCGCAGCGCA ttgcTCCTGAttcagctggaggaggagcagaggaatcACCAGGTGTCAATCACCTTCCTGAAGGAGCAACAGAGG atgctgggagagaggctggaggagctgatggggaGGTACGAGGAGGcgctggaggagaagcaggagcaGCTGGGCTCCCTGAAGACCAGAAGGACCCAGAACCTGCTCCTCCTGAAGGAGCTGGCTCAGAAG tatagagagagtgagcaggTTGTTATTCAGGATAGGGTTGAGAAGGAGAATCTTCGCAGGAGGCGGGAGTATGAGGAGCTGCAGAAACATGCTGCTACCAAG atcCAGGCGTGGTGGCGGGGCTGTGCGGTTCGCCGCGGGCCCTTGAAGCGAGGGAAGACGAAGGAGAgcaagaagaagacgaagaagaagaagaagacatga